AACACCGCGGCCACCGGCAAGTACCTGCGCCGGGAACTGGCCGCACTGGACGGTGTGGCTCAGGTGCGCGGCGATGGGTTCCTGATCGGCATCGACCTGGATGCCCCGATTGCTCCGGCTGCAGTTGCAGCGGCACTGGAGGCCGGGTTCATCATTAACAGCACCGGACCGGCAACGCTGCGCCTGGCACCGCCGCTGATCCTCACCGCCGAGCAGGCCGGGACCTTCCTGGCCGCACTGCCCGGCATCCTGCACCGCGCCGCCACCGTCCCCGGCCCGTCCGGCACAACCCCTGAAGGAAAACCATGACCCGTCATTTCCTGGTCGACACCGACCTCACCCAGGCGGAGCAGGCCGAGGTCCTCGATCTGGCTGCCGTCCTGAAAAAGGACCGTTACAAGTACCAGCCGTTCGCCGGCGAGTCCACCGGCCGGAAGACCGTGGCCGTCATCTTCGACAAAACGTCCACCCGCACCCGGGTCTCCTTTGCCGCCGGCATTTCGGACTTGGGCGGCGTACCCCTGATCATCGGCGCGGGGGATTCCCAGCTGGGGCACAAGGAAAGCGTGGCGGACACCACCAAGGTGCTCGACCGCATGGTCTCCACCATCGTCTGGCGCACCTACGCGCAGTCCGGCCTGGAGGAAATGGCCGCGAACTCCGCGGTGCCCGTCATCAACGCGCTTTCCGACGACTACCACCCCTGCCAGCTGCTTGCGGACCTGCTGACCATCCGCGAGCACAAGGGCACCCTCGCCGGACTGACCCTGACCTACCTGGGCGACTGCGCCAACAACATGGCCAACTCCTACCTGCTCGCCGGTGTCACCGCCGGCATGCACGTGCGGGTGGCCGGGCCGCTGGGCTACCTGCCGGATCCCAAGATTGTCGACGCCGCAGCCGCCCGCGCCGAAGAGACCGGCGGATCGGTGATGATCACCACCGACGCCGCCGAAGCGCTGGCGGGAGCCGACGTCGTCGCCACCGACACGTGGGTGTCCATGGGCCAGGAAGCCGAAAAGGCTGCCCGGCAGGAACTGTTCCGCAGCTACGCCGTGGACGGCGAGGCCATGGCACAGGCCGCGGACGACGCCGTCGTCCTGCACTGCCTGCCCGCCTACCGCGGTTACGAGATCTCCGCCGACGTGATTGACGGGCCGCAGTCCCTGGTGTGGGAAGAGGCCGAAAACCGCCTGCACGCGCAGAAGGCCCTGATGGTCTGGTTGATGGCGCGTTCGGGCCTGACCGGAACCCCGGAGGCACGCGCATGACCATGCCAGCCACAAAGACTGCGCGCCAGGCGCGCATCCGCACGCTGCTGACCGGGCTTTCGGTCCGGTCCCAGGCCGAACTCGCCGCGCTGCTTGCCGACGACGGCGTGCAGGTCACGCAGGCGACGCTGTCCCGCGACCTCGTGGAACTGGGCGCCGTGCGCATGCGCGGCAAGGACGGCGCCCTGGTGTACGCCGTCCCGTCCGAGGGCGGGGAGCGGGCCCCGAAGTCCGGGGTCACCCAGGAGGTGCTGGACGCCCGGTTGGCCCGGCTATGCGGGGAACTGCTGGTCACCGCCGAAGCGTCCGCGAACATCGTTGTGCTGCGCACCCCGCCGGGAGCGGCCAACTTCCTGGCCCTGGCGATTGACCACTCCGTGCTTCCGTCGGTCCTGGGCACCATTGCCGGCGACGACACCGTCATGATGGTGACGCGTGACCCCGACGGCGGACCGGATCTGGCGGCCCGCTTCCTGCGGATAGCCGACGAAGCCAGCAACAACGGCTCGGCACCCGAGAGCCGGATCCTGTAGCTGCTTCCCGGCAGCTGCAACCCCATACTTCAACCAACCAGCGGCCCCGCGGGCCGCGAACCAATGCAAGAGGAGCATTTCGTGAGCGAACGTATTGTTCTGGCCTACTCAGGTGGCCTGGATACGTCAGTGGCCATCGGCTGGATTGCCGAGGCAACCGGCGCCGAAGTCATCGCCGTGGCGGTGGACGTGGGACAGGGCGGCGAGTCCCTGGAAACCATCCGCCAGCGCGCCCTGGACTGCGGTGCCGTGGAAGCCTACGTGGCGGACGCCCGCGAAGAGTTCGCCAGCGAATACTGCATGCCGGCACTGAAGGCCAACGCCCTGTACATGGACGCCTACCCGCTGGTCTCCGCGCTGTCCCGCCCGGTGATCGTCAAGCACCTGGTTGCTGCAGCCCGCCAGTTCGGCGCCACCACCGTTTCCCACGGCTGCACCGGCAAGGGCAACGACCAGGTCCGCTTCGAAGTTGGCATCCAGACGCTGGGCCCGGACCTGAAGTGCATCGCCCCGGTCCGTGACCTCGCGCTGACCCGCGACAAGGCCATTGCCTTCGCCGAGGAGAAGAACCTGCCGATCGTCACCACCAAGAAGAACCCGTTCTCCATCGATGCCAACGTCTGGGGGCGCGCCGTGGAGACCGGCTTCCTGGAAGACATCTGGAACGGCCCCACGCCGGACGTCTACGAGTACACCTCGGACCCGGCGTCCGCTCCGGCGCCCGACGAAGTGGTCATCACGTTCAAGGAAGGTGTGCCGGTGGCCATCGACGGCAAGCCCGTCACTCCGTTGCAGGCCATCGAGGAAATGAACCGTCGTGCCGGCGCACAGGGCATCGGCCGGATCGACATCGTCGAGGACCGCCTGGTGGGCATCAAGAGCCGCGAAATCTACGAAGCGCCCGGCGCCATGGCACTGATGGCCGCGCACCGCGAACTGGAAAACGTCACGGTGGAGCGCGAGCAGGCCCGCTTCAAGAAGACGGTTGGCCAGCGCTGGACCGAACTGGTTTACGACGGCCAGTGGTTCTCCCCGCTGAAGCAGTCCCTGGATGCCTTCATCGGCGACACCCAGAAGTACGTTTCCGGCGACATCCGCATGACGCTGGATGCCGGCCGCCCGGTAGTGACCGGCCGGCGTTCGGATTCCTCGCTGTATGACTTCAACCTGGCCACCTACGACACCGGTGACAGCTTCGACCAGTCCATGGCCCGCGGCTTCATTGAGCTGTTCGGCATGTCCTCCAAGGTGGCCTCCGGCCGCGACCAGCGCCTAGCAGAAGGTAAGTAAGAAGATGACAGACGGCAAGTCGCCAGAAGAAGCAACGGGTTCCGGGTCCGCCGGATCAACCGTCCAGGGCGCGCTGTGGGGCGGCCGGTTTGCTGGCGGTCCGGCGGACGCCCTTGCCGCGCTGAGCAAATCCACCCACTTCGACTGGCGGCTTGCCGGCTATGACATCGCCGGTTCCCGTGCCCACGCCCGCGTGCTGCACAAAGCCGGCCTGCTCGACGACGGCGAGCTGGCGGGGATGCTCGCAGCCCTGGACCAGCTCGACGCCGACGTGAAGTCCGGCGCGTATGTCCCGGCCGCGTCCGACGAGGATGTGCACGGATCCCTGGAGCGCGGCCTGATTGAGCGCGCCGGTGCCCAGCTGGGCGGCAAACTGCGGGCCGGACGGTCCCGCAATGACCAGATCGCCACGCTCGGCCGGATGTACCTGCGGGACCACGCACGGATCATCGGCGCCGGGGTGCTGTCCGTGATCGATGCCCTGGTGGGCCAGGCGCAGGCGCACCTCGGGGTGGCCATGCCGGGCCGCACGCATCTGCAGCATGCCCAGCCCATCCTGCTCAGCCACCACCTGCTGGCCCACGCGTGGGCCCTGCTGCGTGATGTGCAGCGGCTCGCGGACTGGGACAAGCGTGCCGCGGTATCTCCCTACGGTTCCGGCGCCCTGGCCGGTTCCTCCCTGGGCCTGGATCCGAACGCCGTCGCCGCGGACCTCGGGTTCGACTCCGCGGTGTGGAACTCCATTGACGGCACCGCCTCGCGCGACGTGTACGCGGAATTTTCCTGGGTGGCGGCCATGATCGGCGTGGATCTGTCCCGGATCAGCGAGGAAGTCATTCTCTGGGCCACGAAGGAATTCTCCTTCGTCACCCTGGATGACGCCTACTCCACCGGTTCGTCCATCATGCCGCAGAAGAAGAACCCGGACGTGGCCGAACTGGCCCGCGGCAAGGCCGGACGCCTGATCGGCGACCTGACCGGGCTCCTGGCCACCCTCAAGGGACTGCCGCTGGCCTACAACCGCGACCTGCAGGAAGACAAGGAACCGGTCTTCGACGCGGCGGACACCCTGGAACTGCTGCTGCCCGCCGTCTCCGGCATGATCGCCACGCTCAAGTTCAACACCGGCCGGATGCAGTCGCTGGCCCCGCAGGGCTTTGCCCTGGCTACGGACATTGCCGAGTGGCTGGTCCGCCAGGGCGTCCCCTTCCGCCAGGCACATGAACTATCCGGTGCGGCCGTGCAGCTGGCCGAGGGACGCGGCGTCGAACTGTGGGACCTGACCGACGAGGATTATGCCGGGATCTCCCCGCACCTGACACCGGAGGTGCGTACCGTGCTCAGCACCGAAGGCTCACTCGGCAGCCGCAGCTCCCAGGGCGGCACCGCGCGGTCCGCCGTCGAAGCGCAGCTCGCTGAGCTCCACCGGCAGCTGGAGGCAGTGCGCGGCTACGCCGGCTGACGCTGACAGGCTACGCTCGGCCCATGATCAGCGACTTCCGCGCCCAGCTGCGTGCCCTGCCGGACTTTCCAGACGATATGCCGTCCTTCGATCCGCAGACGGCGCCCGGGGATCCCGCGGAACTTTTCCGGAGCTGGCTGGCCGACGCACTGGCGGCCGGAGTGCGGCAACCGCACGCCTTTTCGCTGGCCACGGCCGACGCTGCCGGGCACCCCTCGGCACGGATGCTGATCCTCAAGGACATAAACGACGACGGCTGGCAGTTCGCCACGGCACGCACCTCGCGCAAGGGCGGGGAACTGGCGGAGAACCCGAACGCCGCCATGAATTTCTACTGGCCCGAACTGGGCCGGCAGGTGCGGGTGGCCGGCGGCGTAGTGCTGCTCTCCGCGCAGGCCTCGGCTGCCGACTGGCAGGCGCGGCCGGCGGCGGACGGCAGCCCGAATCCGAACTGGCAGCTGTACGCGTTGCAGCCGCGGGAGATCGAGTTCTGGCAGGCCCGCGCCGACCGGCACCATATCCGGCACCGCTTGGCCCGCTGATCTTGCTGCCGTGCCGATCTTGCTAACGTCGGAGTATGGCTTATGCGAGTGATAGAGAACGGCTGGCCGTGCCGGCCACCGAAGCGGCACGCCACCTGCTGGGGGCGGTGCTGACCCACGACGTCGACGGAGAGCGCGTGAGCGTGCGCATTACCGAGGTTGAGGCCTACATGGGCGACGTGGACCCCGGCTCGCACGCCTTCCGTGGACAGACCGCACGGAACGCCACCATGTTCGGGCCGGCCGGGCACCTGTACGTCTACTTCACCTACGGCATGCATTACTGCGCCAACGTGGTCTGCGGCACCGAAGGCTCCGCGACCGGGCTGCTGCTGCGTGCCGGTGAGGTGGTCGAGGGCGCCGAGACGGCGGCGCTGCGGCGCGGGAACCCACGCTCGCACCTGGATCTGGCGCGCGGCCCGGCCCGGCTCGCCCAGGCCCTGGGGATAGCACGGCCACTGGACGGTGCAGATGTCTTCGCCGATCCGCTGCGGCTCACGCTGCCCGACGAACCCGTGCCCGCCGAGCTGGTATCCACCGGTCCGCGGGTCGGCGTCAGCGGCCCCGGGGGGACAGACGAGTATCCCTGGCGGTACTGGCTGACCGGGGATCCAACTGTCTCGAAGTACCGTCCGGCAGTGCCCCGGCGCCGGCCGGCAGCAGCTGCGCCGGCCGGGAATCCGCAAAACGCATAACGGCGTCCGGGATGGAATCATCCCGGACGCCGTTCGGCGGTGCTGCCCCTTAGGGGGTTAGCTGCTTCCCGCTACGAGCGGGGCAGGGGAGCGTGAGCGGAAATGAGCTTCTGCTCGAGCAGCTCGTCCCAGAACGCACCCGGGATGTCAGCCTTCATCGCGGCGATATCCTCCCAGACCCGTTCGGGCCGGCTGGAACCCGGGATGACCGCAGTTACGGCGGGGTGGGCGGTGGAGAACTGCAGGGCAGCAGCCTTCAGACTCACGTCGTGCCGCCGGGCGATCTCAGTCATCGCGGCGATCTTCTGCTTGATCACCGGGGGGATGTCTCCGTAGTCGAAGTGGTCGCCGCCCAGCAGGGCACCGGAGTTGAAGGGGCCGCCGACGACGATGCCCACACCCTTTTCCTGCGCCGTGGGCATCATGCGCTGCAGGGCACGGTCGTGCTGCAGCAGCGTGTACTGGGTGGCGGAAAGGCTCATCGTCGGTGCGGCCTCATCCATGTCCATGGCCAGCTCGATGGGCTCGGTGGTGTTTACACCCAGGCCCCAGCCGTTGATGACGCCCTCATCCTGCAGCCGGGCGAGGACGCGGAACGCGCCGGTTCGAGCCTCGTTGAACTTGGCCACCCACTCATCACCGAGGAAGTCCCGGGAGGTGTCGTGGATGAACACGAAGTCCAGCCGGTCGGTCTTCAGCCGTGCAAGGCTTTCCTCAATGGAGCGCAGCGTGGCATCGGCGGTGTAGTCCGTGGCGATCTTGTTCGAGCGTCCGTGGTTGAAGAGGCCGTCGCTCTTTTCCTCTTCTTCATCCAGGATCAGCCGTCCCACTTTGGTGCTCAGCACATACTCATCGCGGTTGTGCTGCGAGATGACCTCACCCAGCCGGGATTCTGCGAGGCCGGCGCCGTAGAACGGGGCCGTGTCGAAGTAACGTATGCCTGCGTTCCAAGCGGCCTCAACCGTGGCCAACGCTTCGTCCTGGGGAATGTCCCGGAACATGTTTCCCAGCGGGGCTGTGCCGAATCCGATCTTGTTCTTGAGCACTTCGTGCAGGTTAGACATATGTTCCAATCCTTGACTTCTTATCGAAAATCCGGGGCCCGGTGAGGGGCCCCTTATCTGTCGGCAACTGTCTTTAGGCACCCTTTATTCCGGCAACCTGCCCGGATATGCCCGCGAGAGAAGTGCCACAGCGTGCCGGTCCGGTCAGGGGACGTCGGGCCTGAGCGGGTAAGGTGGACGCGTGAAAGATGCCCCGGCAGAACCGGTAAACAACGAGTCCATTGCACAAA
This Arthrobacter sp. zg-Y20 DNA region includes the following protein-coding sequences:
- the argF gene encoding ornithine carbamoyltransferase produces the protein MTRHFLVDTDLTQAEQAEVLDLAAVLKKDRYKYQPFAGESTGRKTVAVIFDKTSTRTRVSFAAGISDLGGVPLIIGAGDSQLGHKESVADTTKVLDRMVSTIVWRTYAQSGLEEMAANSAVPVINALSDDYHPCQLLADLLTIREHKGTLAGLTLTYLGDCANNMANSYLLAGVTAGMHVRVAGPLGYLPDPKIVDAAAARAEETGGSVMITTDAAEALAGADVVATDTWVSMGQEAEKAARQELFRSYAVDGEAMAQAADDAVVLHCLPAYRGYEISADVIDGPQSLVWEEAENRLHAQKALMVWLMARSGLTGTPEARA
- a CDS encoding arginine repressor, which codes for MPATKTARQARIRTLLTGLSVRSQAELAALLADDGVQVTQATLSRDLVELGAVRMRGKDGALVYAVPSEGGERAPKSGVTQEVLDARLARLCGELLVTAEASANIVVLRTPPGAANFLALAIDHSVLPSVLGTIAGDDTVMMVTRDPDGGPDLAARFLRIADEASNNGSAPESRIL
- a CDS encoding argininosuccinate synthase produces the protein MSERIVLAYSGGLDTSVAIGWIAEATGAEVIAVAVDVGQGGESLETIRQRALDCGAVEAYVADAREEFASEYCMPALKANALYMDAYPLVSALSRPVIVKHLVAAARQFGATTVSHGCTGKGNDQVRFEVGIQTLGPDLKCIAPVRDLALTRDKAIAFAEEKNLPIVTTKKNPFSIDANVWGRAVETGFLEDIWNGPTPDVYEYTSDPASAPAPDEVVITFKEGVPVAIDGKPVTPLQAIEEMNRRAGAQGIGRIDIVEDRLVGIKSREIYEAPGAMALMAAHRELENVTVEREQARFKKTVGQRWTELVYDGQWFSPLKQSLDAFIGDTQKYVSGDIRMTLDAGRPVVTGRRSDSSLYDFNLATYDTGDSFDQSMARGFIELFGMSSKVASGRDQRLAEGK
- the argH gene encoding argininosuccinate lyase; translation: MTDGKSPEEATGSGSAGSTVQGALWGGRFAGGPADALAALSKSTHFDWRLAGYDIAGSRAHARVLHKAGLLDDGELAGMLAALDQLDADVKSGAYVPAASDEDVHGSLERGLIERAGAQLGGKLRAGRSRNDQIATLGRMYLRDHARIIGAGVLSVIDALVGQAQAHLGVAMPGRTHLQHAQPILLSHHLLAHAWALLRDVQRLADWDKRAAVSPYGSGALAGSSLGLDPNAVAADLGFDSAVWNSIDGTASRDVYAEFSWVAAMIGVDLSRISEEVILWATKEFSFVTLDDAYSTGSSIMPQKKNPDVAELARGKAGRLIGDLTGLLATLKGLPLAYNRDLQEDKEPVFDAADTLELLLPAVSGMIATLKFNTGRMQSLAPQGFALATDIAEWLVRQGVPFRQAHELSGAAVQLAEGRGVELWDLTDEDYAGISPHLTPEVRTVLSTEGSLGSRSSQGGTARSAVEAQLAELHRQLEAVRGYAG
- a CDS encoding pyridoxamine 5'-phosphate oxidase family protein translates to MISDFRAQLRALPDFPDDMPSFDPQTAPGDPAELFRSWLADALAAGVRQPHAFSLATADAAGHPSARMLILKDINDDGWQFATARTSRKGGELAENPNAAMNFYWPELGRQVRVAGGVVLLSAQASAADWQARPAADGSPNPNWQLYALQPREIEFWQARADRHHIRHRLAR
- a CDS encoding DNA-3-methyladenine glycosylase, giving the protein MAYASDRERLAVPATEAARHLLGAVLTHDVDGERVSVRITEVEAYMGDVDPGSHAFRGQTARNATMFGPAGHLYVYFTYGMHYCANVVCGTEGSATGLLLRAGEVVEGAETAALRRGNPRSHLDLARGPARLAQALGIARPLDGADVFADPLRLTLPDEPVPAELVSTGPRVGVSGPGGTDEYPWRYWLTGDPTVSKYRPAVPRRRPAAAAPAGNPQNA
- a CDS encoding aldo/keto reductase, giving the protein MSNLHEVLKNKIGFGTAPLGNMFRDIPQDEALATVEAAWNAGIRYFDTAPFYGAGLAESRLGEVISQHNRDEYVLSTKVGRLILDEEEEKSDGLFNHGRSNKIATDYTADATLRSIEESLARLKTDRLDFVFIHDTSRDFLGDEWVAKFNEARTGAFRVLARLQDEGVINGWGLGVNTTEPIELAMDMDEAAPTMSLSATQYTLLQHDRALQRMMPTAQEKGVGIVVGGPFNSGALLGGDHFDYGDIPPVIKQKIAAMTEIARRHDVSLKAAALQFSTAHPAVTAVIPGSSRPERVWEDIAAMKADIPGAFWDELLEQKLISAHAPLPRS